A single Ignavibacteriales bacterium DNA region contains:
- a CDS encoding isoprenyl transferase: MKNKTEEQQKYGLPRDAVIPEHIAIIMDGNGRWAKSKGLPRIAGHHAGVDSVREIVEVAAEIGVKYLTLYTFSTENWKRPKDEVSTLMTLLVRTLRKEINELHKNNVRLNTIGDFSMLPEKVQEEFTDAIERTAGNSRLNLNLALSYSGRWEIIEAVRKIAADAAAGTITPAQVNDQLFSSYLTTSGMPDPELLIRTSGEFRVSNFLLWQIAYSEIYICSTYWPEFRKQNLIEAILDFQKRERRFGKVSEQLQNETKRN, encoded by the coding sequence ATGAAAAATAAGACAGAAGAACAACAGAAGTACGGGCTGCCTCGTGACGCGGTTATCCCGGAACATATAGCCATCATAATGGATGGAAACGGAAGATGGGCCAAAAGCAAAGGTCTTCCGAGAATCGCCGGTCACCATGCCGGGGTTGACTCAGTCAGGGAAATTGTTGAAGTGGCTGCTGAAATCGGGGTAAAATACCTTACTCTCTATACCTTTTCTACAGAAAACTGGAAGCGTCCGAAGGATGAAGTTTCTACACTTATGACCCTCCTTGTCCGGACTCTGAGAAAAGAAATAAATGAACTTCACAAGAATAATGTCCGTCTTAATACCATCGGAGATTTCAGCATGCTCCCTGAAAAGGTGCAGGAGGAATTCACTGATGCAATTGAGAGAACTGCCGGTAACAGCCGGTTAAATCTTAATCTCGCCCTCAGTTACAGCGGAAGATGGGAGATCATCGAAGCAGTAAGAAAAATTGCTGCTGATGCCGCGGCCGGTACTATCACACCGGCGCAGGTTAACGATCAGCTTTTTTCTTCTTATCTGACAACAAGCGGAATGCCTGATCCTGAACTTCTGATCCGCACCAGCGGTGAATTCAGGGTGAGCAATTTCCTCCTCTGGCAGATAGCGTATTCTGAGATATATATATGCAGCACCTACTGGCCTGAATTCAGAAAACAGAACCTGATAGAGGCCATTCTCGATTTCCAGAAGCGGGAAAGAAGGTTCGGCAAGGTAAGCGAGCAGTTACAGAATGAAACTAAAAGGAATTGA
- the bamA gene encoding outer membrane protein assembly factor BamA gives MFLNFSKRAVFLIVLLMFSAAETNAQKVYKILGVSVQGNKSADAKTIIANTGLRVGDEIRIPGDQTLNAIKQLWSLNIFSDVQIIIEKEVGDGVFLVVKVDEYPRIEKVAFEGYDHFDEDELQTKVTFIRGQILKPQEVERLKLRLNAYYEEDGFFNAQFTTKYYSYFTADTSKNYINVVWRNDADLSEEYVVEYERDDITYSNLIERIKDRKLLMVVVDENSRSTVRKILFEGNDFFADDDLKAELEETVEARWWKFWSLSRFDKKKYEEDKTKILQFYQRNGFRDAEVLGDSIIYSDDKEDVQIIIRVYEGPQYKIRNITWEGNKIYTTETLNERLAFKPGDIYDLERFNQNLRQNEKQNDIASLYLDNGYLTFNLRTTETKIGADSIDILIQVSERNQFKIGRVDITGNDKTKDKVIRRELYTVPGDFFNRAMMLRSLQQLANLQYFNVEKIYQEGVDYNLANDSTVNVSFKVEEKSSDYLNASVGYSGSFGFSGAVGVTLTNFSIAEPFSLGGGQILSFNWQFGVGSIYRTFSLGFTEPWLMDSPTLIGADIFDTRQQYIYDLRQSGATVRLGRRLRWPDDYFYASTFFRFQGNNVIDGGGYYRIGKTNQFTLGFGLQRKNVDNPIFPSLGSSMSLDAEISGGPFLPGSVDFYKVNFKLEWYKRLFNSNKFAFYTVADLGYLEEIVAGTPIQPFEFFYMGGNGLVIATVPLRGYDDRSIGPKDINGNVRDGRVYSRYTAELRFAVALEPIPLYLLTFAEAGNVYEDINSADIFNLKRSIGFGARLLINPIGLIGFDMGYGFDRKAIDGKDPAWLFHFQFGKAF, from the coding sequence ATGTTTTTAAACTTTTCTAAACGTGCAGTGTTTTTGATTGTGCTGCTGATGTTCAGTGCAGCGGAAACAAACGCTCAGAAAGTATATAAAATACTCGGCGTCTCTGTGCAGGGGAACAAAAGTGCCGACGCAAAAACCATTATTGCTAATACCGGACTCCGGGTCGGAGATGAAATCCGTATTCCGGGAGATCAGACTCTCAATGCAATCAAGCAGCTTTGGTCACTCAATATTTTCAGTGATGTGCAGATTATCATTGAGAAAGAAGTTGGTGACGGCGTTTTTCTGGTAGTCAAAGTTGATGAATATCCCCGTATCGAAAAAGTTGCTTTCGAGGGGTATGACCATTTTGATGAAGATGAACTTCAGACCAAAGTAACCTTCATCAGAGGCCAGATTCTTAAGCCGCAGGAAGTTGAACGCCTTAAACTCCGCCTCAATGCTTATTATGAAGAAGACGGATTTTTTAACGCCCAGTTCACCACCAAATATTACAGTTACTTCACTGCTGATACATCAAAAAACTATATTAATGTAGTCTGGCGCAACGATGCAGACCTCTCAGAAGAATATGTTGTTGAATATGAGAGAGATGACATAACGTACTCAAATCTTATTGAACGAATTAAAGACAGAAAACTGCTTATGGTTGTGGTTGATGAAAACAGCCGCAGCACCGTAAGAAAAATTCTGTTTGAAGGAAATGATTTTTTCGCGGACGATGATCTGAAAGCTGAACTTGAAGAAACCGTTGAAGCAAGATGGTGGAAGTTCTGGTCCCTTTCACGGTTTGACAAGAAAAAATATGAAGAGGATAAAACCAAAATTCTTCAGTTCTATCAGAGGAACGGATTCAGGGACGCTGAAGTACTGGGAGACAGTATTATCTATTCTGATGATAAAGAAGATGTTCAGATTATTATCCGGGTTTATGAAGGTCCCCAGTATAAAATCCGCAATATTACCTGGGAAGGCAATAAAATATATACCACTGAAACGCTTAATGAACGGCTCGCCTTTAAGCCGGGAGATATTTACGATCTCGAACGCTTTAACCAGAATCTTCGTCAGAATGAAAAGCAGAATGACATCGCCTCTCTCTATCTGGACAATGGTTACCTGACATTCAACCTGCGCACAACCGAAACAAAAATTGGCGCGGATTCCATAGATATTCTTATCCAGGTAAGTGAGCGCAATCAGTTTAAGATCGGCCGTGTTGACATAACCGGCAATGATAAGACAAAGGATAAAGTTATCCGCCGTGAATTATATACCGTACCCGGAGACTTTTTCAACCGCGCAATGATGCTCCGCAGCCTGCAGCAGCTTGCAAACCTGCAGTATTTTAATGTGGAAAAGATTTATCAGGAAGGTGTTGATTATAACCTGGCTAATGACAGCACGGTGAATGTTTCCTTTAAGGTTGAGGAAAAATCAAGCGATTATCTGAATGCATCGGTTGGTTACAGCGGCAGTTTCGGATTCAGCGGAGCGGTAGGAGTAACCCTTACGAACTTCTCTATTGCTGAACCTTTCAGTCTTGGCGGAGGACAGATCCTCAGCTTTAACTGGCAGTTTGGTGTGGGAAGCATATATCGTACATTCTCCCTTGGATTCACTGAACCATGGCTGATGGATTCACCTACGCTTATCGGGGCGGATATATTTGACACACGCCAGCAGTATATCTATGATCTGCGGCAGTCAGGTGCAACTGTGCGCCTCGGCAGACGCCTGAGATGGCCGGATGATTACTTCTATGCAAGCACATTCTTCCGCTTCCAGGGTAATAATGTTATAGATGGCGGAGGATATTACCGTATCGGTAAAACCAATCAGTTTACCCTTGGATTCGGATTGCAGCGTAAGAACGTAGATAATCCTATCTTTCCGTCGCTTGGTTCCTCCATGTCTCTGGATGCTGAAATTTCAGGCGGACCATTTCTGCCGGGAAGCGTTGATTTTTACAAAGTCAACTTTAAGCTTGAATGGTATAAGCGCCTCTTTAACTCAAACAAGTTTGCATTTTATACTGTTGCTGATTTAGGTTATCTGGAAGAAATTGTAGCAGGTACTCCTATTCAGCCGTTTGAATTTTTCTACATGGGAGGCAACGGGCTTGTAATTGCAACCGTGCCGCTCCGCGGATATGATGACCGGAGCATTGGTCCCAAAGATATTAACGGAAACGTAAGAGACGGCCGAGTCTATTCAAGATATACTGCTGAACTCCGTTTCGCTGTTGCTCTTGAACCGATTCCGCTCTATCTCCTCACCTTTGCCGAAGCGGGTAATGTGTATGAGGATATCAACAGCGCTGATATTTTTAATCTGAAGCGCTCTATCGGCTTCGGAGCCCGTCTGCTTATCAATCCGATTGGACTGATCGGTTTTGATATGGGTTATGGTTTTGACAGAAAAGCAATTGACGGTAAAGATCCGGCATGGCTTTTCCACTTCCAGTTTGGCAAAGCATTTTAA
- a CDS encoding OmpH family outer membrane protein: MVLTEKQLTVKIRHGFSTSSLAKHFNTITIRNSFVKNTIKLVLLTVLLSAGSLFAQTQKTGYVDSEVILKQFSEAIKAQGELDAIIEKWNAEIDSMTYNLQQAYQNYQKQSGNMKEDKKLEEQQKLVQQQQMIEEYRRSKFAQGTGEIYKKQDELLKPVKEKIFKAIEGVAKDEGMHFVFDKTGEILLLYADSQFDITYKVLDRLKRGK; this comes from the coding sequence ATGGTTTTGACAGAAAAGCAATTGACGGTAAAGATCCGGCATGGCTTTTCCACTTCCAGTTTGGCAAAGCATTTTAATACAATAACAATAAGGAACTCATTCGTGAAAAACACAATTAAACTGGTTCTCCTGACTGTTCTGCTTTCCGCAGGATCATTGTTCGCACAGACCCAGAAAACAGGATATGTTGATTCTGAAGTAATCCTGAAACAGTTCTCTGAAGCTATTAAAGCTCAGGGTGAACTTGATGCAATTATCGAAAAGTGGAATGCTGAAATTGACAGCATGACCTATAATCTTCAGCAGGCATATCAGAACTATCAGAAGCAGTCCGGCAATATGAAAGAAGATAAAAAGCTTGAAGAACAGCAGAAACTGGTTCAGCAGCAGCAGATGATTGAGGAATACAGAAGATCAAAATTTGCACAGGGAACCGGAGAAATCTACAAAAAACAGGATGAGCTTCTGAAACCGGTGAAGGAAAAAATCTTTAAGGCAATCGAAGGTGTAGCAAAAGATGAAGGAATGCACTTTGTGTTTGACAAGACCGGTGAGATTCTGCTTCTTTATGCAGATTCCCAGTTCGATATTACCTATAAAGTACTCGACCGCCTTAAGAGAGGCAAATAA
- a CDS encoding OmpH family outer membrane protein: MKTLSYITALLFVWTGLLSAQITIGYVDSDTVLDKLPDAQDARQQLDQIIQEWQGELQKLEREWKTKYEDYDKRRLILTDDARMQIEAELVKMEQKIVEYREKKFGTNGELFTKQDELMKPVQNRVFNAITQVAKELDLDFVFDRSGGVLVLYAKEEHDITAKVLEKLK, from the coding sequence ATGAAAACTTTGTCATATATTACCGCGCTCCTGTTCGTGTGGACAGGACTTCTCTCAGCTCAGATTACCATCGGCTATGTTGATTCAGATACCGTTCTGGATAAACTCCCCGATGCGCAGGATGCCCGCCAGCAGCTTGATCAGATTATACAGGAATGGCAGGGGGAACTGCAAAAACTTGAACGGGAGTGGAAGACAAAGTATGAAGATTATGACAAGCGCCGCCTGATTCTTACTGATGACGCACGGATGCAGATTGAGGCGGAGCTTGTAAAAATGGAACAGAAGATTGTTGAATACCGCGAAAAGAAATTCGGTACCAACGGCGAACTTTTCACCAAACAGGATGAACTGATGAAACCGGTACAAAACAGGGTATTTAATGCAATCACCCAGGTCGCCAAAGAACTGGATCTGGATTTTGTATTTGACCGGAGCGGAGGTGTTCTGGTTCTCTATGCTAAAGAAGAGCATGACATTACCGCTAAAGTGCTGGAAAAATTAAAATAA
- the lpxD gene encoding UDP-3-O-(3-hydroxymyristoyl)glucosamine N-acyltransferase, whose product MITAGQAAELTGAVITGSAETVIHRLAKIEDAGSGDLSFLERDIYAKYHETTGASVLFVKPGFTKSRPEITYLEVKNPYLSFVAVLNRFFAPEFKLTGISPSAYIDPTAKIGANCAIGQNVVIEANCVIGDNTKIFHNTVISRDTKIGNNALIFQNVSIREECIIGNNVILQPGVVIGGDGFGFVPDSKGVYNKVWQKGNVIIEDDVEIGANTCIDRAAMGSTIVRKGVKMDNMVQIAHGAEIGENSVLSALSGVAGSSILGKNCIVAAQVGIADHLRVTDGAIILAQSGVSRSIDKPGMYFGYPAKEHRLAQRLEVHTRNLPEYADRIKALEKKIAELEEKLGSK is encoded by the coding sequence ATGATCACCGCGGGCCAGGCTGCTGAACTAACCGGTGCGGTTATTACAGGTTCGGCTGAAACAGTAATTCACAGGCTTGCTAAAATTGAAGATGCCGGGAGCGGTGATCTCTCCTTTCTTGAAAGGGATATATACGCAAAGTACCATGAAACCACCGGTGCTTCTGTCCTTTTTGTTAAGCCCGGCTTTACAAAATCCCGTCCTGAAATAACCTATCTTGAGGTTAAAAATCCTTATCTTTCATTTGTAGCCGTCCTTAACCGGTTTTTTGCTCCGGAGTTTAAGCTGACAGGAATTTCTCCCTCCGCATATATTGATCCAACGGCGAAAATTGGTGCAAACTGTGCAATAGGCCAGAATGTAGTAATTGAAGCAAATTGTGTTATCGGAGATAACACAAAGATTTTTCACAATACGGTTATCAGCCGTGATACAAAAATCGGAAATAATGCTCTTATATTCCAAAATGTTTCTATACGGGAAGAATGCATCATAGGAAACAATGTCATTCTGCAGCCCGGAGTGGTGATCGGCGGAGACGGCTTCGGATTTGTTCCTGACAGCAAAGGCGTATATAATAAAGTCTGGCAAAAAGGTAATGTCATCATTGAAGATGATGTTGAAATTGGCGCGAATACCTGCATTGACCGTGCGGCAATGGGTTCAACCATAGTCCGCAAAGGAGTGAAAATGGATAACATGGTCCAGATTGCTCACGGTGCTGAAATTGGCGAAAACTCAGTCCTCTCCGCGTTGTCAGGTGTTGCCGGAAGTTCAATTCTCGGAAAGAATTGTATAGTGGCGGCACAGGTTGGTATAGCCGATCATCTGCGAGTAACCGATGGAGCTATTATCCTGGCTCAGTCGGGGGTATCAAGATCTATAGACAAACCGGGAATGTACTTTGGATATCCGGCCAAGGAGCATCGTCTGGCACAGAGACTCGAAGTACATACCAGAAATCTTCCTGAGTATGCTGACCGGATTAAAGCTCTTGAAAAGAAAATAGCAGAACTTGAAGAGAAACTGGGAAGCAAATAA
- the truA gene encoding tRNA pseudouridine(38-40) synthase TruA: MRYKLTIEYKGTRYQGWQVQKDVKTVQGTLFEALRKLFPKDKIDMQGSGRTDAGVHALAQIAHLEILKGPDMRNFLFRVNDLLPADIVVRSIEPVSPKFHARYSAVARSYIYQISSRPSGFYKDYIWWVKDPLNHERIAESLNFLKGRHDFFAFSQVDTEGEDSRAEILDIQTGKFGEMIIIRLKADHFLWKMVRRIIGAAVEVGRGNAGVTFLKDAMANRDAQVVAPYTAPPSGLFLEKVYYTEDMTEPEFKPLFRID, encoded by the coding sequence ATGAGATATAAACTGACCATAGAATATAAGGGGACACGCTATCAGGGATGGCAGGTGCAAAAAGATGTAAAAACAGTGCAAGGCACATTATTTGAAGCGCTTCGCAAGCTCTTCCCGAAGGATAAGATTGACATGCAGGGCTCAGGCCGCACTGACGCAGGTGTTCATGCTCTTGCGCAGATAGCACATCTGGAAATTCTGAAAGGCCCTGACATGAGAAATTTCCTTTTCAGAGTGAATGATCTTCTTCCCGCTGATATTGTGGTGAGATCCATAGAACCCGTATCGCCTAAATTTCATGCCCGTTACAGTGCCGTAGCCCGCAGCTATATATATCAGATTTCTTCCCGTCCGAGCGGTTTTTACAAGGATTACATCTGGTGGGTGAAGGATCCGCTGAATCACGAAAGGATTGCCGAATCACTCAATTTTCTTAAGGGCCGTCATGATTTTTTTGCCTTCTCGCAGGTTGATACCGAGGGAGAAGATTCACGGGCGGAGATACTGGATATTCAGACAGGTAAATTCGGAGAGATGATTATCATCCGGCTGAAAGCTGATCACTTTCTCTGGAAAATGGTCAGAAGGATTATCGGCGCTGCAGTTGAAGTGGGAAGAGGAAATGCGGGAGTTACTTTTCTTAAGGATGCGATGGCCAACAGGGATGCCCAGGTGGTAGCTCCATATACAGCACCTCCATCAGGATTGTTTTTAGAGAAAGTATATTATACTGAGGATATGACTGAACCGGAATTCAAGCCGCTGTTCCGGATTGATTGA
- a CDS encoding 6-carboxytetrahydropterin synthase, producing MKITKEYHWEMGHRLPFHPGLCKNLHGHSYKAYITLEGTPDENGILIDFYDIDKVMQPLLNRLDHAFILADSDTEVIQFFKKLNSKHEVVPFHSTAENLALYFIEELRKSGLPANINGIGVSIYETADASATASVEF from the coding sequence ATGAAAATCACCAAAGAATATCACTGGGAAATGGGGCACCGGCTGCCGTTTCATCCCGGTTTATGCAAAAACCTGCACGGTCACTCATACAAAGCATATATAACACTTGAAGGAACTCCGGATGAAAACGGCATCCTGATTGATTTTTATGATATTGATAAGGTTATGCAGCCGCTGCTTAACCGGCTTGATCATGCATTCATTCTTGCTGACTCGGATACCGAAGTTATTCAGTTCTTCAAAAAACTCAATTCGAAACATGAAGTGGTGCCTTTTCACTCCACTGCAGAAAATCTTGCTCTCTATTTTATCGAAGAACTCAGAAAGTCCGGACTGCCTGCTAATATTAACGGCATAGGAGTCAGTATTTATGAAACTGCCGATGCCTCTGCAACAGCATCTGTTGAATTCTGA
- a CDS encoding radical SAM protein, which produces MHSLNINEIYYSVQGESTYAGFPCIFIRLTWCNLRCTYCDTEYAFYEGKEMTFQQIKDEIKKYDCRLVEITGGEPLVQKRVHQLMTELSDEGYTVLIETGGSLPIQDIDPRVTVIMDLKCPSSGMMHKNRYENLKYLKQTDELKFVIGSEEDYTWAKETIQQHQLTDKCRLLFSTVFSSFTPKELVDLILRDNLPVRFQLQMHKYIWDPSLKGV; this is translated from the coding sequence ATGCACTCACTCAATATCAACGAAATCTATTATTCAGTTCAGGGGGAAAGTACCTATGCAGGATTTCCCTGCATCTTTATCCGTCTGACCTGGTGTAACCTGCGCTGTACCTACTGCGATACGGAATACGCTTTTTATGAAGGGAAAGAGATGACCTTTCAGCAAATAAAAGATGAGATTAAAAAGTATGACTGCCGCCTTGTTGAAATTACCGGAGGCGAACCGCTCGTACAGAAACGTGTTCATCAGCTGATGACAGAACTCTCGGATGAAGGTTACACTGTGCTTATTGAAACCGGAGGTAGTCTACCTATTCAGGATATTGATCCCCGTGTCACAGTGATAATGGACTTAAAATGTCCTTCAAGCGGCATGATGCATAAGAACAGGTATGAGAATCTCAAATATCTGAAGCAGACAGATGAACTGAAGTTTGTCATAGGCTCTGAAGAGGACTATACCTGGGCAAAAGAAACCATTCAGCAACACCAACTTACAGATAAGTGCAGACTGCTTTTTTCAACCGTCTTTTCTTCCTTTACCCCAAAGGAACTGGTTGATCTGATTCTGCGGGACAATCTTCCCGTCAGATTTCAATTGCAGATGCATAAATATATCTGGGATCCCTCTCTCAAAGGAGTATAA